Part of the Listeria innocua genome is shown below.
GCGGGAACTCACCTTCGCGGAGCACACTGAAAGGATCTGTTGTTAAAGTAATTGGAACTTGCTCATTTTCTGATAAAGTTTTATTTAGCTCATTGAAGAAAGCGATTTTGCCAGTATTTGTTGGTCCAATAATTCGTTCTGTTGTATAAATATGGTAGTTAACACCTAATGGTTCAAGCGTTTCTAATACAGTATGCACTAGGTCTAACTCAATATTACTTTTATATAAAATTTCTCCAGTCGTAAAATCACGTACTAATCCACCATTACAAGAAATAACAGGTGTTTTAATATTGAGTTCATGGATAAATGGCAAAATAGCTAAGTCTAGTCGACCTGTCGCAAGGAAAAGTTTTTTTCCGTCTGCTTGCCAATTTATTAAAACTTCTTTATTTAGGGGATGAATTTGATCTCCTTTTTTTACGAGTAATGTTCCGTCCATGTCTGTAATAACTGTATCAATCGCTACATTTGCCAATAGTTTTCGCACCTTTCTATAATTCCGTTAGTATGTATTTTGATTATAGACGAGTTTCACATGATTGTCACGTCGATTTTTGGTATAATAATTTGGAATGGAGGAAGATACTTAGTGAAGAAATATTTTATTACAATCATGATTTTGCTTTTTGGTACGCTAATTCTTGCTGCATGCCAAAATAGCGATGAGGCAGATAATTACG
Proteins encoded:
- a CDS encoding Cof-type HAD-IIB family hydrolase, whose translation is MANVAIDTVITDMDGTLLVKKGDQIHPLNKEVLINWQADGKKLFLATGRLDLAILPFIHELNIKTPVISCNGGLVRDFTTGEILYKSNIELDLVHTVLETLEPLGVNYHIYTTERIIGPTNTGKIAFFNELNKTLSENEQVPITLTTDPFSVLREGEFPLKVLVIESDLEKRAEIKAALQGLPLSVLASASNLIDIMNEGIDKAKGLTYLADNGYINLNSTIAFGDNENDVGMIELAEIGVAMENGIPLALEKADKIAKHHDIGGLGLFMQEEIL